A genomic segment from Spinacia oleracea cultivar Varoflay chromosome 3, BTI_SOV_V1, whole genome shotgun sequence encodes:
- the LOC130469902 gene encoding uncharacterized protein, whose translation MGVDEVALVGKGIFLVRFTTMENCAKILQGGTQFFDSKPLILKPWSPDINYAKEDVKTLPIWIKLSDLDVKYWGDKSMFKIAGQVGTPIKVDQATMHRDKLMFTKILVDVKIDQHFPSVIQFVNEKGVIVDQKVTYDWLPHSCTNYKGIGHKAEVCKQAKKQPKTKKIWVQKVAPHST comes from the coding sequence ATGGGGGTTGACGAAGTTGCTTTGGTAGGGAAGGGCATTTTTCTGGTTAGGTTCACTACCATGGAGAATTGTGCTAAGATACTTCAAGGGGGTACTCAGTTTTTTGATTCCAAGCCTCTTATTTTGAAACCCTGGTCACCTGACATCAATTATGCTAAGGAGGATGTAAAAACCCTTCCAATATGGATTAAACTATCTGATTTAGATGTGAAGTATTGGGGTGACAAAAGCATGTTTAAGATTGCTGGCCAAGTAGGTACTCCTATTAAGGTGGATCAAGCAACAATGCATAGAGACAAACTGATGTTTACGAAAATTCTGGTTGATGTGAAAATTGACCAACACTTCCCTTCTGTGATCCAGTTTGTGAATGAAAAGGGAGTTATTGTGGATCAAAAGGTTACTTATGATTGGTTACCACATTCATGCACTAATTACAAAGGAATTGGTCATAAAGCTGAGGTGTGTAAACAAGCCAAAAAGCAGcctaaaacaaagaaaatatgGGTGCAGAAGGTTGCACCACATAGCACTTAG